The following coding sequences lie in one Megalodesulfovibrio gigas DSM 1382 = ATCC 19364 genomic window:
- the dsrP gene encoding sulfate reduction electron transfer complex DsrMKJOP subunit DsrP — protein MLEKALKGSPLYWFWLFFLACVAGVGSMAYLYQLNFGLGVTGMSRDVSWGFYIAQFTYLVGVAASAVMLVLPTYLHHYKAFKKMIILGEFMAIAAVSMCLLFIIVDLGQPQRAMNVILHPTPGSILFWDMIVLNGYLFINLLVGWVTLQAERNEVAPPKWIKFFIYLSIFWAFSIHTVTAFLYAGLPGRHYWLTAIMAARFLASAFCSGPAILLLLAFLLKRLVNFDPGKEAIKSLAKIITYAMALNVFFFLLEVFTAFYSDIPGHKAPIVYLFSGTDGFAQWTPFMWLAAILAFVSLALLIPAKLRDNHELLPWTLLFLVLATWIDKGIGLLVGGFTPNMFETVTEYIPSIPELAIVLAIYAMGAMILTVLWKIALGVKQEVGHF, from the coding sequence ATGCTCGAAAAAGCACTCAAAGGCTCTCCGCTGTACTGGTTCTGGCTGTTCTTCCTGGCTTGTGTGGCCGGGGTGGGAAGCATGGCCTATCTCTATCAGCTCAACTTCGGCCTCGGCGTCACCGGCATGAGCCGCGACGTCTCCTGGGGCTTTTATATCGCCCAGTTCACCTACCTTGTCGGCGTGGCCGCCTCCGCGGTGATGCTCGTGCTGCCCACGTACCTGCATCATTACAAGGCCTTCAAAAAGATGATCATCCTGGGCGAGTTCATGGCCATTGCCGCCGTGTCCATGTGCCTGCTGTTCATCATTGTGGACCTTGGCCAGCCGCAGCGCGCCATGAACGTCATCCTCCACCCCACCCCGGGATCCATCCTGTTCTGGGACATGATCGTCCTGAACGGCTACCTGTTCATCAACCTGCTGGTCGGCTGGGTGACCCTGCAGGCCGAACGCAATGAAGTGGCCCCGCCCAAGTGGATCAAGTTCTTCATCTACCTGTCCATCTTCTGGGCCTTCTCCATCCACACTGTCACGGCCTTCCTGTACGCCGGCCTGCCCGGCCGCCACTACTGGCTCACCGCCATCATGGCCGCCCGCTTCCTGGCCTCTGCGTTCTGCTCCGGTCCTGCCATCCTGCTGCTGCTGGCCTTCCTGCTCAAGCGGCTGGTGAACTTCGACCCGGGCAAGGAAGCCATCAAGAGCCTGGCCAAGATCATCACCTACGCCATGGCCCTGAACGTCTTCTTCTTCCTGCTGGAAGTCTTTACCGCCTTCTATTCCGATATCCCCGGCCACAAGGCGCCCATTGTGTACCTGTTCTCCGGGACAGACGGCTTTGCCCAGTGGACGCCCTTCATGTGGCTGGCTGCCATCCTGGCCTTCGTCTCCCTGGCCCTGCTGATTCCGGCCAAACTGCGCGACAACCATGAACTGCTGCCCTGGACGCTGCTGTTCCTGGTCCTCGCCACCTGGATCGACAAGGGCATTGGCCTGCTGGTCGGCGGTTTCACACCCAACATGTTTGAAACCGTGACCGAGTACATTCCCTCCATCCCCGAGCTGGCCATCGTCCTGGCCATCTACGCCATGGGCGCGATGATCCTCACCGTGCTCTGGAAGATTGCTCTGGGTGTGAAGCAGGAAGTGGGACACTTCTAA
- a CDS encoding serine hydrolase produces MVHAIRALVCSAIVVMLLWGTAWASSLNVKSAIVMDMGKGMVLYEQDPHRKIAPASLTKVMTMYLVWELIEQKKASLNDKVKVSVRAANTGGSTMNLKAGETVTINDLMHGMAIASGNDACVAIAEHLGGITNFVARMNRKAKALGMKDTVYMNPNGLPASGQITTARDQLVLAAAYLKRFPNALKIHSKRSITHNKYTRTNSNRLLGSCSGVDGLKTGFVRASGFNIIVTARRNNRRLIAVVLGGQSWAIRNREAASIIEACYAGRQPKTALTAKVDLPAAGLSTELAALDPAPKTPAPRADAPASTASAASAASAASAPAAPLVAEAPAPEETDDVVVDGSDIPDDEDLAEATALADAAAEMLTATPPGQQSAPASQPAMPPRRPTPAARLVASLAPFPVPQPATSSAASPVLALADHIVATSPYEIRGSIERPAALDPVPVPRGMPQPAAIAQGVYYSIQESSWKDRDGAVDHTSKLRQAGLDARVVTVHLKQKGTWHRVVIGSFDDLQEARQYRTTLKKNLHLDNTLIIQMDAGMEQNQAALR; encoded by the coding sequence ATGGTTCACGCAATTCGGGCACTCGTCTGCAGCGCCATTGTGGTCATGCTTCTTTGGGGGACCGCCTGGGCGAGTTCGCTCAATGTAAAATCCGCCATTGTCATGGACATGGGCAAGGGGATGGTACTGTATGAGCAGGACCCCCACAGAAAGATTGCCCCGGCATCGCTGACCAAGGTGATGACCATGTATCTGGTGTGGGAGCTCATTGAACAGAAAAAAGCCTCGCTGAACGACAAAGTCAAAGTCAGCGTCAGAGCGGCCAATACCGGCGGGTCCACCATGAACCTCAAGGCCGGCGAGACCGTGACCATCAACGACCTGATGCACGGCATGGCCATCGCCTCGGGCAACGACGCCTGTGTGGCCATCGCGGAACATTTGGGCGGCATTACCAACTTTGTCGCCCGCATGAACCGCAAGGCCAAGGCCCTGGGCATGAAGGACACGGTCTACATGAACCCCAACGGCCTGCCTGCGTCCGGTCAGATCACCACCGCCCGCGATCAGCTGGTGCTGGCCGCCGCCTACCTCAAACGGTTCCCCAACGCGCTGAAAATCCACTCCAAACGCTCCATCACCCACAACAAGTACACCCGCACCAACTCCAACCGCCTGCTGGGCTCCTGCTCTGGCGTGGATGGTCTGAAGACCGGCTTTGTCCGGGCCAGCGGGTTCAATATCATCGTCACTGCCCGGCGCAACAATCGCCGGCTTATTGCCGTGGTGCTGGGCGGGCAAAGCTGGGCCATCCGAAATCGGGAAGCCGCCAGCATCATTGAGGCCTGCTATGCCGGCCGACAGCCCAAAACCGCGTTGACGGCCAAGGTGGACCTGCCTGCGGCGGGACTCAGTACGGAACTGGCCGCGCTGGATCCTGCACCCAAAACCCCGGCTCCTCGCGCGGACGCCCCTGCGTCCACGGCATCTGCGGCATCTGCGGCATCTGCGGCATCGGCCCCGGCGGCTCCCCTGGTGGCGGAAGCTCCTGCGCCGGAAGAGACCGATGACGTGGTGGTGGACGGCTCCGACATCCCCGACGACGAAGATCTGGCCGAAGCCACAGCCCTGGCCGACGCCGCCGCCGAAATGTTGACGGCCACTCCCCCCGGCCAGCAGTCTGCCCCCGCAAGCCAGCCCGCAATGCCGCCGCGCCGGCCCACGCCGGCCGCCCGCCTTGTGGCCAGCCTGGCGCCGTTCCCGGTTCCCCAGCCTGCCACGTCTTCGGCCGCCTCTCCTGTGCTGGCCCTGGCGGACCATATCGTGGCGACCAGCCCGTATGAAATCCGCGGCAGCATCGAACGTCCCGCGGCCCTGGACCCCGTGCCCGTGCCTCGCGGCATGCCCCAGCCAGCAGCCATCGCCCAGGGCGTGTACTATTCCATTCAGGAAAGTTCCTGGAAAGACCGTGACGGCGCCGTCGATCATACCAGCAAGCTGCGTCAGGCCGGCCTGGACGCCCGCGTGGTCACCGTGCACCTGAAGCAGAAGGGCACCTGGCACCGCGTGGTCATCGGCTCCTTTGATGATCTTCAGGAAGCCCGCCAGTATCGCACCACCCTCAAGAAAAATCTGCACCTGGACAATACCCTCATCATCCAGATGGATGCCGGCATGGAGCAAAACCAGGCCGCGCTGCGGTGA
- a CDS encoding carboxymuconolactone decarboxylase family protein, whose protein sequence is MLNNWPEFLKDAFGAIGALAKDNPKILQGLQTIEGGAESKGALDGKTRELIALAVAVTTRCDTCIAVHASKAVELGASREELLETLAMATALNAGAALVYSSRALDAFDQFAKK, encoded by the coding sequence ATGCTGAACAACTGGCCGGAGTTTCTCAAGGATGCCTTTGGAGCCATCGGCGCGCTGGCCAAGGACAATCCCAAGATCCTGCAAGGGCTGCAGACCATTGAAGGCGGCGCGGAAAGCAAGGGCGCCCTGGACGGCAAGACCCGCGAGCTTATCGCCCTGGCTGTGGCCGTGACCACCCGGTGCGATACGTGCATTGCCGTGCACGCGTCCAAGGCTGTGGAGCTGGGAGCCAGCCGCGAGGAGCTGCTGGAAACCCTGGCCATGGCCACGGCGCTGAACGCCGGCGCGGCGCTGGTGTACTCCTCCCGGGCCCTGGACGCCTTTGACCAGTTTGCCAAGAAATAG
- the pgi gene encoding glucose-6-phosphate isomerase, which yields MQSRTLLESWKALAAHKQELAGVHLRDLFAQDPDRFAQLSRTVDGVLFDFSKHRITNKTLLLLQALATDCQVEARRDAMFDGQRINITEGRAVLHVALRNRSQRPMGPRNDTGELQDAMPAVRAVLARMRAFAEKIRSGEWRGYTGEPITDVVNIGIGGSDLGPLMVTKALAHYGHERLRCHFVSNVDGTHMVETVKRLNPATTLFIVASKTFTTQETMANAATAKAWFLERAGDPAQVAKHFVALSTNHVAVSAFGIDTANMFEFWDWVGGRYSLWSAIGLSIMLSIGPDGFEELLEGAFTMDEHFRTAPLEQNVPVLMALLGIWYVNFWGAETQAILPYDQYLDRFAAYFQQGDMESNGKRTTLDGEFADYATGPVIWGEPGTNGQHAFYQLIHQSDRLIPCDFLAPARTLNPVGEHHLLLIANFLAQTEALMRGRTLTEALEELRAAGLPEAEAQRLAPHKVFPGNKPTTSIFYPVLTPRTLGLLIACYEHKIFVQGAIWGVNSYDQMGVELGKQLAKTIERELRGDAPPSGHDSSTAGLMDWFRSHQG from the coding sequence ATGCAGAGCCGCACTTTGTTGGAGAGCTGGAAAGCCCTTGCCGCCCACAAGCAGGAACTGGCCGGCGTGCACCTGCGCGACCTCTTCGCACAGGACCCCGACCGCTTTGCACAGCTTTCCAGAACCGTGGACGGTGTGCTCTTCGACTTTTCCAAGCACCGCATCACCAACAAAACGCTGCTCCTGCTCCAGGCCCTGGCCACGGACTGCCAGGTGGAAGCCCGGCGAGACGCCATGTTCGACGGCCAGCGCATCAACATCACCGAGGGCCGCGCCGTGCTGCATGTGGCCCTGCGCAACCGTTCCCAGCGGCCCATGGGTCCTCGCAACGACACCGGCGAGCTGCAGGACGCCATGCCCGCCGTGCGCGCCGTGCTGGCCAGGATGCGCGCCTTTGCCGAAAAAATCCGCTCCGGCGAGTGGCGCGGCTACACCGGGGAACCCATTACGGATGTGGTGAACATCGGGATTGGCGGCTCGGATCTCGGGCCCCTGATGGTCACCAAGGCCCTGGCCCATTACGGACACGAGCGCCTGCGTTGTCACTTTGTCTCCAACGTGGACGGCACGCACATGGTGGAGACCGTCAAACGTCTGAATCCGGCCACCACCCTGTTCATTGTGGCCTCCAAAACCTTCACCACCCAGGAAACCATGGCCAATGCCGCCACGGCCAAAGCCTGGTTCCTGGAACGCGCCGGGGATCCCGCCCAGGTGGCCAAGCATTTCGTGGCCCTTTCCACCAACCATGTCGCCGTGTCCGCCTTTGGCATTGATACGGCGAACATGTTCGAGTTCTGGGACTGGGTGGGCGGCCGGTACTCGTTGTGGTCGGCCATTGGTCTGTCCATCATGCTCTCCATCGGGCCGGACGGGTTCGAGGAGTTGTTGGAAGGCGCCTTCACCATGGACGAGCACTTCCGCACGGCGCCCCTGGAGCAAAACGTGCCCGTGCTCATGGCGCTGCTGGGCATCTGGTACGTGAATTTCTGGGGAGCCGAGACGCAGGCCATTTTGCCGTATGATCAATATCTGGACCGCTTTGCCGCCTATTTTCAGCAGGGGGACATGGAATCTAATGGCAAGCGCACCACCCTGGACGGCGAGTTCGCGGACTACGCCACCGGCCCGGTCATCTGGGGCGAGCCGGGCACCAATGGCCAGCACGCGTTCTATCAGCTCATCCACCAGAGCGACCGTCTCATTCCCTGCGACTTCCTGGCTCCTGCGCGGACCCTGAATCCCGTGGGCGAGCACCACCTGCTGCTTATCGCCAATTTCCTGGCGCAGACCGAGGCCCTCATGCGCGGCCGGACCCTGACCGAGGCCCTGGAGGAACTGCGCGCCGCCGGCCTGCCCGAGGCAGAAGCCCAGCGGCTGGCGCCGCACAAGGTTTTTCCCGGAAACAAGCCCACCACGTCCATTTTTTATCCTGTGCTCACCCCGCGCACCCTGGGCCTGCTTATCGCCTGCTACGAACATAAGATCTTCGTACAGGGGGCCATCTGGGGGGTGAACTCCTACGATCAGATGGGGGTGGAGCTGGGCAAGCAGTTGGCCAAGACCATTGAACGTGAGCTGCGCGGCGATGCGCCCCCCTCCGGGCACGACAGCTCCACCGCCGGCCTGATGGACTGGTTCCGCAGCCACCAGGGGTGA
- a CDS encoding DsrE family protein codes for MSSSRLAILWTSSDREVALTMAFMYARNSKTESWWDTVRLVVWGPSAEVLAMDHDLRQQIRDLRQQGVEVLACKACADLFDVADRLSSLGVTVLPMGPELTAMLKDDWKILTV; via the coding sequence ATGTCTTCCTCCCGTCTGGCGATCCTCTGGACGTCCAGCGACCGCGAAGTGGCCCTGACCATGGCCTTCATGTATGCCCGCAATTCCAAAACAGAATCCTGGTGGGACACCGTCCGCCTGGTGGTCTGGGGTCCCTCTGCCGAGGTGCTGGCCATGGACCACGACCTGCGCCAGCAGATCCGGGACCTGCGTCAACAAGGCGTCGAGGTGCTGGCCTGTAAGGCCTGCGCTGATCTCTTCGACGTGGCCGACAGACTGAGCTCCCTGGGCGTCACCGTCCTGCCCATGGGGCCGGAACTGACGGCCATGCTCAAGGATGACTGGAAAATCCTGACGGTCTAG
- a CDS encoding aminotransferase class V-fold PLP-dependent enzyme produces the protein MPDNQRHLFDIPEDVAYFNCATTSPLPNAGAQAAAAALQAKAHPWTITPADFFAVLERIRPLAGEVFGVDGERIALVPAASYGLAIAARNLPLAPGGCVLVLEDQFPSNVYCWRKKVRAVGGEVLTVARPADDDWTTAVLETLNGPAGERVGIVALPPCHWTDGTVVDLVRIGASCRDRGLPLVVDATQALGAMPLDLAALDADFVISASHKWCFGAYGMGFCIVHPRWLAGEPLEENWLNRKGSDDFSGLTRYADAYRGGARTFDTGGVSAFFQLPVVEEGLRLLKAWGVATVAAHNAAMLQTILDTATALGFSAPPPAARAPHMTGLRSRQVPQGLAKALAARKVYVSVRGTSIRIAPHLYNTPADVARLLTALEESLAEA, from the coding sequence ATGCCCGACAATCAGCGCCATCTGTTCGATATCCCGGAAGACGTGGCCTATTTCAACTGCGCCACCACCTCGCCCTTGCCCAATGCCGGCGCGCAGGCCGCCGCCGCCGCCCTGCAGGCCAAGGCCCACCCCTGGACCATCACCCCGGCGGACTTCTTCGCCGTCCTGGAGCGCATTCGCCCTCTGGCTGGCGAGGTCTTCGGCGTGGATGGCGAGCGCATCGCCCTGGTGCCGGCGGCGTCCTACGGGCTGGCCATTGCCGCCAGGAACCTTCCCCTTGCTCCAGGCGGCTGCGTGCTGGTGCTGGAAGATCAGTTCCCGTCCAATGTCTACTGCTGGCGTAAGAAGGTCCGGGCCGTGGGCGGCGAGGTGCTCACCGTGGCGCGCCCCGCGGATGACGACTGGACCACCGCCGTGCTGGAGACCCTCAATGGTCCGGCTGGCGAGCGGGTGGGCATTGTGGCCCTGCCGCCCTGTCATTGGACCGACGGCACCGTGGTGGATCTGGTGCGCATCGGCGCGAGCTGCCGGGACCGCGGCCTGCCCCTGGTGGTGGACGCCACCCAGGCCCTTGGTGCCATGCCCCTGGATCTGGCGGCCTTGGACGCGGATTTTGTCATCTCAGCCTCGCACAAATGGTGCTTCGGCGCGTACGGCATGGGCTTCTGCATCGTGCATCCGCGCTGGCTGGCTGGCGAGCCCCTGGAAGAAAACTGGCTGAATCGTAAGGGGAGCGACGATTTTTCCGGACTCACCCGTTATGCCGACGCCTACCGCGGCGGCGCCAGAACCTTCGACACGGGCGGGGTCTCGGCCTTTTTCCAACTGCCGGTGGTGGAGGAGGGCCTCAGGCTGCTCAAGGCCTGGGGCGTGGCCACAGTGGCCGCGCACAATGCAGCCATGTTGCAGACCATTCTGGACACGGCCACGGCGCTGGGCTTTTCCGCACCGCCTCCGGCGGCCCGGGCGCCGCACATGACCGGCCTGCGCTCAAGACAGGTGCCCCAGGGGCTGGCCAAGGCCCTGGCGGCGCGCAAGGTGTACGTGAGCGTGCGTGGAACGTCCATCCGCATCGCCCCCCACCTTTACAACACCCCGGCAGACGTGGCCCGGCTGCTTACGGCGCTGGAGGAAAGCCTGGCCGAGGCCTGA
- a CDS encoding cysteine desulfurase family protein, whose product MPRPLYFDCNATTAVHPRVLAAMLPFFADRPGNPGCAHEVGLDARQAMECARAQVAALLGMEQAAGVVFTGGATEANHLAVLGTFMRECQTGPGWLAVSAVEHPAVLGPARVLERRGVQVVALPVDARGVVERAALEEALHRSRDAEGPKLVSVMLANNETGVLQPVAEIAALAHAHGALLHTDAAQAVGKIPVNLPALGADYLTIAGHKMYAPKGVGALVCASAAARERLSPLVFGGGQEGGLRSGTENIPLIVALGEACALAAADLPAEAERQAALAGILLDALTAAGVAFVVHGQEAPRLPQTLSLGLTGRRAGDVLSGLVMEDVAVSGGAACHGGTASMSGVLQAMGVDPRHGLGTVRISWGRFTTVADMQELAARLVRV is encoded by the coding sequence ATGCCTCGACCGCTGTATTTCGATTGCAACGCCACCACCGCCGTGCATCCCCGCGTGCTGGCGGCCATGCTGCCGTTTTTTGCCGATCGTCCCGGCAACCCCGGCTGCGCCCACGAGGTGGGCCTGGACGCCAGGCAGGCCATGGAGTGCGCCCGCGCCCAGGTGGCGGCCCTGCTCGGCATGGAGCAGGCGGCGGGCGTGGTCTTCACGGGCGGCGCCACCGAGGCCAACCATCTGGCGGTGCTGGGCACCTTCATGCGCGAGTGCCAGACCGGGCCGGGCTGGCTGGCCGTGAGCGCCGTGGAGCATCCGGCGGTGCTGGGGCCGGCGCGCGTGCTGGAGCGTCGCGGCGTGCAGGTGGTCGCGCTTCCTGTGGACGCTCGCGGCGTGGTGGAGCGTGCCGCCCTGGAAGAGGCCTTGCACCGCAGCCGGGACGCCGAGGGGCCGAAGCTCGTGTCCGTCATGTTGGCCAACAATGAAACCGGCGTGCTGCAGCCCGTGGCGGAAATCGCCGCCCTGGCCCACGCCCACGGCGCGTTGCTGCATACCGACGCCGCCCAGGCCGTGGGGAAAATCCCTGTGAACCTGCCGGCCCTGGGGGCGGATTATCTGACCATCGCCGGGCACAAGATGTATGCGCCCAAGGGCGTGGGGGCGCTGGTGTGCGCCTCTGCGGCGGCCCGGGAACGGCTCTCGCCCCTGGTGTTCGGCGGCGGCCAGGAAGGGGGCCTGCGGTCCGGGACGGAGAATATCCCCCTCATCGTGGCCCTGGGCGAGGCCTGCGCCCTGGCCGCGGCGGATCTGCCGGCCGAGGCCGAGCGTCAGGCGGCGTTGGCCGGCATCCTGCTGGACGCCCTGACCGCGGCGGGGGTGGCATTTGTGGTCCATGGACAGGAAGCCCCACGGCTGCCGCAGACGCTCTCCCTGGGCCTCACCGGCCGGCGGGCAGGGGATGTGCTCTCGGGACTGGTGATGGAGGACGTGGCCGTCTCCGGCGGGGCTGCCTGCCATGGCGGCACGGCGAGCATGTCCGGCGTGTTGCAGGCCATGGGCGTGGACCCGAGGCACGGCCTGGGCACTGTGCGCATCTCCTGGGGCCGCTTCACCACAGTGGCAGACATGCAGGAACTCGCCGCCCGGCTGGTGCGGGTGTAG